The following proteins are co-located in the Clostridiales bacterium genome:
- the sppA gene encoding signal peptide peptidase SppA, producing the protein MNQEKKPGKKRLRKSLMVFGCIIVGIVILALIGNGIKNTMFGQEKDIAANGPYIATLYVEGSIMSGQSDTFGLPVGYQHNWTLNKIDEMIADTNNQGLILFVDSPGGGVYESDELYLKLKEYKDKTGRPVYSAMGSMAASGGYYISAAADKIFANRNTWTGSIGVTIGTLYDISGLLDRYGIKTETITAGRNKAMGSSVEPMTEEQKAIFQSLVDDAYDQFTGIVAEERNLSLPDVKALADGRIYTAKQALDLGLVDDIGTFKDAVDDMRASYDLSGEVIDVVYQDNSFWRSFLGGVQIPDLKNGDVSALMEVIEKDQHFPISYECELLK; encoded by the coding sequence ATGAATCAGGAGAAGAAACCCGGGAAAAAACGGCTCAGGAAAAGTCTGATGGTTTTTGGATGTATCATAGTTGGTATCGTGATACTGGCATTGATTGGGAATGGAATAAAAAACACCATGTTCGGACAGGAAAAGGATATTGCAGCTAATGGACCATATATTGCAACGCTTTATGTAGAGGGATCAATTATGTCCGGACAGTCAGATACCTTCGGTTTGCCGGTAGGGTATCAGCACAACTGGACTTTAAATAAGATTGACGAAATGATAGCGGATACGAACAATCAGGGTTTAATCCTGTTTGTGGATTCTCCCGGAGGCGGTGTTTATGAAAGCGATGAACTCTATCTCAAGCTAAAGGAGTATAAGGATAAGACAGGGCGTCCGGTCTATTCTGCAATGGGCTCCATGGCGGCTTCGGGAGGGTACTATATTTCGGCAGCTGCAGATAAAATCTTTGCAAATAGGAATACCTGGACCGGATCCATCGGCGTTACCATTGGAACGCTTTATGACATTTCGGGATTGCTTGATCGATACGGGATTAAAACCGAAACCATAACCGCAGGGCGGAATAAGGCTATGGGAAGTTCTGTTGAACCGATGACAGAAGAGCAGAAGGCAATTTTTCAATCTCTTGTTGACGATGCATATGACCAATTTACAGGAATTGTGGCAGAGGAAAGAAATCTTAGCCTGCCGGATGTGAAAGCACTTGCGGACGGCAGAATCTATACTGCAAAACAAGCCTTGGATCTGGGACTTGTGGATGATATTGGAACTTTCAAAGATGCTGTGGACGACATGAGAGCGTCGTATGATCTCAGTGGTGAAGTGATCGATGTTGTTTATCAGGATAATTCTTTTTGGAGAAGCTTCCTGGGAGGAGTGCAAATTCCTGATTTAAAGAATGGTGATGTATCCGCACTGATGGAAGTCATCGAGAAGGATCAACATTTTCCCATCAGTTATGAATGCGAACTGCTGAAGTAG